From a region of the Cyclopterus lumpus isolate fCycLum1 chromosome 5, fCycLum1.pri, whole genome shotgun sequence genome:
- the phf20a gene encoding PHD finger protein 20 isoform X1 has product MSKTPPNRRGISFEVGAQLEARDNLKNWYAANIEKIDYEGEKVLVHYRQWSHRYDEWFDWTSTYLRPVERVHLRRQGLQDDAPEPGFNVNDKVLASWSDCRFYPAKVLSVNKDASYTVKFYDGVIQSVKGIHVKPFTKESGGVGGGKPQSSESNMVRRAPNRRDRRPQENGGPKNKRARRSTSDREEDSNSEAEEREEGMMKNKKTNVEAAPSIKQEEEDASEIAEQNKPGDAEKGPGLTNGVKVEEGSERHEERCRVNGEVKKEEAETEHSGTKPYTASPTQTPAQMEQLPVTMTTAESNGDAEPKPNGQSESTPPAADAPPPQPVKPVRKQGFHNPNRFSREPLYRVIKNQPPPVLSINLDHNPFKCSAPGCTKSFRKAKLLHYHMKYYHGEEQPLEGERSPTRSVQTRASEKQTAPSGLDGPKRRRTISASMHPVGPTVAPRGEVKAAGRRTSAPPAVNTQGLQQRALLREKSKENQLDRNGCQQPDKDSDRSAFDIGSVKDKLKEKPKQKDFLRIKLKKKKKKKKAKSDYTGSEENIDISVLGLQSKLNLPLKFPPSHNHKPEAYPSRPGFSYSQQIHVDDEDSISDWSTDSCGWSDDDFGVDQDVTMPPLSVDSGAVDTSDQEIVRCICEVEEENDFMIQCEDCLCWQHGTCMGLLEDNVPDRYTCHICRDPPGQRQSLRYWYDREWLSNGHMYGLSFLDENYSHQNAKKITTTHQLLGDVHHVVEILNGLQLKMSILQSNTHSDLQLWRQPWKHLDRSRTALDSCRGSDAAPSPVTPDEDMSRGEILMSNALEKLSRAATAATSSSPCSSFPFPSFQDSYIISEHCYQKPRAYYPAVEQRLVVETRQGSELEDSMRSTEELLEREQRYGSLLETDKPKSTGTNYKASMGCSWSQAETREEGGRDPGEAADNSRQHQQRQINLLDHIDSVQDEVAHRMDFIERELDVLESWLDYTGELEPPEPLARLPQLKQRMKRLLTQLGKVQQIALYSST; this is encoded by the exons ATGAGTAAGACGCCCCCTAACAGAAGAGGGATATCTTTTGAGGTGGGAGCTCAGCTTGAGGCCAGAGACAACCTCAAAAACTG GTATGCTGCCAACATAGAGAAGATCGACTACGAAGGTGAGAAAGTACTCGTCCATTACCGCCAGTGGAGCCACCGCTACGACGAGTGGTTTGACTGGACAAGCACCTACCTGAGACCCGTGGAGAGGGTTCATCTGAGGCGGCAGGGCCTGCAGGACGACGCTCCGGAGCCT GGCTTTAACGTGAACGACAAGGTCCTGGCGAGCTGGTCTGACTGCCGTTTCTACCCCGCTAAGGTCCTTTCGGTCAATAAAGATG CATCCTACACTGTGAAGTTCTACGATGGTGTTATCCAGTCAGTGAAGGGGATACACGTGAAGCCGTTTACTAAAGAG AGTGGTGGCGTTGGTGGAGGGAAGCCTCAGTCCTCCGAAAGCAACATGGTTAGAAGGGCCCCGAACCGCAGGGACAGGAGGCCCCAGGAGAACGGAGGTCCCAAGAACAAGCGAGCCCGACGCAGTACGTCCGACCGGGAGGAGGACAGCAACAGTGAGGcggaggagcgggaggaggggatgatgaagaacaagaaaacaaacGTTGAGGCCGCGCCTTCCAtcaagcaggaggaggaggacgcatCGGAGATCGCGGAGCAGAACAAGCCCGGCGATGCAGAAAAGGGACCGGGACTCACAAACGGGGTGAAGGTGGAAGAAGGCAGCGAGCGACACGAGGAAAGGTGTCGCGTGAACGGAGAGGTGAAAAAAGAGGAGGCGGAAACGGAGCACAGTGGAACCAAGCCATACACGGCGTCGCCAACTCAGACGCCTGCACAGATGGAGCAGTTGCCCGTCACCATGACGACCGCGGAATCCAATGGCGACGCGGAGCCGAAGCCGAATGGCCAATCGGAGAGCACTCCGCCTGCAGCGGACGCGCCGCCCCCCCAGCCCGTGAAAC CGGTGAGGAAACAGGGTTTCCACAACCCCAACAGATTTAGCAGAGAACCAC TGTACCGCGTCATCAAAAACCAACCTCCCCCCGTCTTGTCCATCAACCTCGACCACAACCCGTTTAAGTGCAGCGCTCCCGGCTGCACAAAGTCATTCCGAAAGGCCAAGCTGCTGCACTACCATATGAAATACTACCATGGCGAGGAGCAGCCTCTGGAGGGGGAGCGCAGTCCCACCAGGAGTGTCCAGACCAGGGCCTCTGAGAAACAGACTGCCCCCTCCGGTTTGGATGGCCCGAAGAGACGGCGCACTATCTCTGCCTCTATGC aCCCCGTTGGGCCCACTGTCGCTCCCCGTGGTGAGGTGAAGGCTGCAGGCAGGCGCACATCCGCACCGCCTGCAGTCAACACCCAGGGcctccagcagagggcgctgctGAGGGAGAAGAGCAAGGAGAACCAGCTGGACCGGAACGGATGCCAGCAGCCGGACAAGGACTCGGACAGGAGTGCCTTTGACATTG GGTCAGTAAAAGACAAACTGAAAGAGAAACCGAAACAGAAGGACTTCCTCCGCATTAaactaaagaagaagaagaagaaaaagaaggccAAGTCCG ACTACACAGGTAGTGAGGAGAATATTGACATCTCAGTATTGGGTCTTCAGTCCAAATTGAATTTGCCACTCAAATTCCCCCCCTCACACAATCACAAGCCTGAGGCCTACCCCAGCAGGCCTGGATTCAGCTACTCACAGCAGATACATGTGGATG ATGAGGATAGCATCAGCGACTGGTCGACTGACAGCTGCGGGTGGAGCGACGATGACTTTGGGGTGGACCAGGACGTCACCATGCCTCCCCTGAGTGTGGACTCCGGTGCCGTGGACACAAGTGACCAAGAGATCGTGCGATGCATCTgtgaggtggaggaagagaatgaCTTCATGATTCAG TGTGAAGATTGCTTGTGCTGGCAGCATGGCACCTGCATGGGCCTGCTGGAAGACAATGTTCCAGACCGATACACCTGCCACATCTGCAGAGACCcaccag GTCAGAGGCAGAGTCTGCGCTACTGGTACGACCGCGAGTGGCTGAGCAACGGTCACATGTACGGCTTGTCCTTCTTGGATGAGAACTACTCCCACCAAAACGCCAAGAAGATCACCACCACCCACCAGCTGCTGGGAGACGTGCACCACGTGGTGGAGATACTCAACGGACTGCAGCTCAAGATGAGCATCCTCCA GAGCAATACTCACTCAGACCTGCAGCTGTGGCGGCAGCCCTGGAAGCATCTGGACAGGTCACGGACCGCCCTCGACTCGTGTCGTGGCAGCGATGCCGCTCCGTCTCCGGTGACTCCCGACGAGGACATGAGCCGAGGGGAAATTTTAATGTCCAACGCTCTGGAGAAGCTGAGCCGGGCGGCCACcgccgccacctcctcctcgccctgctcctccttccccttcccGTCCTTCCAGGACTCCTACATCATCAGTGAACATTGCTACCAGAAGCCGCGGGCTTATTACCCGGCGGTGGAGCAGAGGCTGGTCGTGGAGACCCGACAGGGCTCGGAGCTAGAGGACAGCATGAGGAGCACGGAGGAACTGTTGGAGCGGGAGCAGCGCTACGGAAGCCTGCTGGAGACAGACAAGCCCAAATCAACAGGCACCAATTACAAG gCTTCGATGGGCTGCTCCTGGTCCCAGGCTGAGACGAGGGAAGAGGGCGGAAGAGACCCGGGAGAGGCTGCCGATAACAGCAGGCAGCATCAACAGAGGCAGATCAACCTGCTAGACCACATAGATTCAGTCCAGGACGAGGTCGCGCACAGAATGGACTTCATTGAGCGGGAGCTGGACG TGCTGGAGAGCTGGCTGGACTACACCGGGGAGCTGGAGCCCCCTGAGCCGCTGGCCCGTCTGCCTCAGCTCAAGCAGCGCATGAAACGGTTGCTGACGCAGCTGGGGAAGGTGCAGCAGATCGCCCTGTACAGCTCCACATGA
- the phf20a gene encoding PHD finger protein 20 isoform X2, translating to MSKTPPNRRGISFEVGAQLEARDNLKNWYAANIEKIDYEGEKVLVHYRQWSHRYDEWFDWTSTYLRPVERVHLRRQGLQDDAPEPGFNVNDKVLASWSDCRFYPAKVLSVNKDASYTVKFYDGVIQSVKGIHVKPFTKESGGVGGGKPQSSESNMVRRAPNRRDRRPQENGGPKNKRARRSTSDREEDSNSEAEEREEGMMKNKKTNVEAAPSIKQEEEDASEIAEQNKPGDAEKGPGLTNGVKVEEGSERHEERCRVNGEVKKEEAETEHSGTKPYTASPTQTPAQMEQLPVTMTTAESNGDAEPKPNGQSESTPPAADAPPPQPVKPVRKQGFHNPNRFSREPLYRVIKNQPPPVLSINLDHNPFKCSAPGCTKSFRKAKLLHYHMKYYHGEEQPLEGERSPTRSVQTRASEKQTAPSGLDGPKRRRTISASMHPVGPTVAPRGEVKAAGRRTSAPPAVNTQGLQQRALLREKSKENQLDRNGCQQPDKDSDRSAFDIGSVKDKLKEKPKQKDFLRIKLKKKKKKKKAKSDEDSISDWSTDSCGWSDDDFGVDQDVTMPPLSVDSGAVDTSDQEIVRCICEVEEENDFMIQCEDCLCWQHGTCMGLLEDNVPDRYTCHICRDPPGQRQSLRYWYDREWLSNGHMYGLSFLDENYSHQNAKKITTTHQLLGDVHHVVEILNGLQLKMSILQSNTHSDLQLWRQPWKHLDRSRTALDSCRGSDAAPSPVTPDEDMSRGEILMSNALEKLSRAATAATSSSPCSSFPFPSFQDSYIISEHCYQKPRAYYPAVEQRLVVETRQGSELEDSMRSTEELLEREQRYGSLLETDKPKSTGTNYKASMGCSWSQAETREEGGRDPGEAADNSRQHQQRQINLLDHIDSVQDEVAHRMDFIERELDVLESWLDYTGELEPPEPLARLPQLKQRMKRLLTQLGKVQQIALYSST from the exons ATGAGTAAGACGCCCCCTAACAGAAGAGGGATATCTTTTGAGGTGGGAGCTCAGCTTGAGGCCAGAGACAACCTCAAAAACTG GTATGCTGCCAACATAGAGAAGATCGACTACGAAGGTGAGAAAGTACTCGTCCATTACCGCCAGTGGAGCCACCGCTACGACGAGTGGTTTGACTGGACAAGCACCTACCTGAGACCCGTGGAGAGGGTTCATCTGAGGCGGCAGGGCCTGCAGGACGACGCTCCGGAGCCT GGCTTTAACGTGAACGACAAGGTCCTGGCGAGCTGGTCTGACTGCCGTTTCTACCCCGCTAAGGTCCTTTCGGTCAATAAAGATG CATCCTACACTGTGAAGTTCTACGATGGTGTTATCCAGTCAGTGAAGGGGATACACGTGAAGCCGTTTACTAAAGAG AGTGGTGGCGTTGGTGGAGGGAAGCCTCAGTCCTCCGAAAGCAACATGGTTAGAAGGGCCCCGAACCGCAGGGACAGGAGGCCCCAGGAGAACGGAGGTCCCAAGAACAAGCGAGCCCGACGCAGTACGTCCGACCGGGAGGAGGACAGCAACAGTGAGGcggaggagcgggaggaggggatgatgaagaacaagaaaacaaacGTTGAGGCCGCGCCTTCCAtcaagcaggaggaggaggacgcatCGGAGATCGCGGAGCAGAACAAGCCCGGCGATGCAGAAAAGGGACCGGGACTCACAAACGGGGTGAAGGTGGAAGAAGGCAGCGAGCGACACGAGGAAAGGTGTCGCGTGAACGGAGAGGTGAAAAAAGAGGAGGCGGAAACGGAGCACAGTGGAACCAAGCCATACACGGCGTCGCCAACTCAGACGCCTGCACAGATGGAGCAGTTGCCCGTCACCATGACGACCGCGGAATCCAATGGCGACGCGGAGCCGAAGCCGAATGGCCAATCGGAGAGCACTCCGCCTGCAGCGGACGCGCCGCCCCCCCAGCCCGTGAAAC CGGTGAGGAAACAGGGTTTCCACAACCCCAACAGATTTAGCAGAGAACCAC TGTACCGCGTCATCAAAAACCAACCTCCCCCCGTCTTGTCCATCAACCTCGACCACAACCCGTTTAAGTGCAGCGCTCCCGGCTGCACAAAGTCATTCCGAAAGGCCAAGCTGCTGCACTACCATATGAAATACTACCATGGCGAGGAGCAGCCTCTGGAGGGGGAGCGCAGTCCCACCAGGAGTGTCCAGACCAGGGCCTCTGAGAAACAGACTGCCCCCTCCGGTTTGGATGGCCCGAAGAGACGGCGCACTATCTCTGCCTCTATGC aCCCCGTTGGGCCCACTGTCGCTCCCCGTGGTGAGGTGAAGGCTGCAGGCAGGCGCACATCCGCACCGCCTGCAGTCAACACCCAGGGcctccagcagagggcgctgctGAGGGAGAAGAGCAAGGAGAACCAGCTGGACCGGAACGGATGCCAGCAGCCGGACAAGGACTCGGACAGGAGTGCCTTTGACATTG GGTCAGTAAAAGACAAACTGAAAGAGAAACCGAAACAGAAGGACTTCCTCCGCATTAaactaaagaagaagaagaagaaaaagaaggccAAGTCCG ATGAGGATAGCATCAGCGACTGGTCGACTGACAGCTGCGGGTGGAGCGACGATGACTTTGGGGTGGACCAGGACGTCACCATGCCTCCCCTGAGTGTGGACTCCGGTGCCGTGGACACAAGTGACCAAGAGATCGTGCGATGCATCTgtgaggtggaggaagagaatgaCTTCATGATTCAG TGTGAAGATTGCTTGTGCTGGCAGCATGGCACCTGCATGGGCCTGCTGGAAGACAATGTTCCAGACCGATACACCTGCCACATCTGCAGAGACCcaccag GTCAGAGGCAGAGTCTGCGCTACTGGTACGACCGCGAGTGGCTGAGCAACGGTCACATGTACGGCTTGTCCTTCTTGGATGAGAACTACTCCCACCAAAACGCCAAGAAGATCACCACCACCCACCAGCTGCTGGGAGACGTGCACCACGTGGTGGAGATACTCAACGGACTGCAGCTCAAGATGAGCATCCTCCA GAGCAATACTCACTCAGACCTGCAGCTGTGGCGGCAGCCCTGGAAGCATCTGGACAGGTCACGGACCGCCCTCGACTCGTGTCGTGGCAGCGATGCCGCTCCGTCTCCGGTGACTCCCGACGAGGACATGAGCCGAGGGGAAATTTTAATGTCCAACGCTCTGGAGAAGCTGAGCCGGGCGGCCACcgccgccacctcctcctcgccctgctcctccttccccttcccGTCCTTCCAGGACTCCTACATCATCAGTGAACATTGCTACCAGAAGCCGCGGGCTTATTACCCGGCGGTGGAGCAGAGGCTGGTCGTGGAGACCCGACAGGGCTCGGAGCTAGAGGACAGCATGAGGAGCACGGAGGAACTGTTGGAGCGGGAGCAGCGCTACGGAAGCCTGCTGGAGACAGACAAGCCCAAATCAACAGGCACCAATTACAAG gCTTCGATGGGCTGCTCCTGGTCCCAGGCTGAGACGAGGGAAGAGGGCGGAAGAGACCCGGGAGAGGCTGCCGATAACAGCAGGCAGCATCAACAGAGGCAGATCAACCTGCTAGACCACATAGATTCAGTCCAGGACGAGGTCGCGCACAGAATGGACTTCATTGAGCGGGAGCTGGACG TGCTGGAGAGCTGGCTGGACTACACCGGGGAGCTGGAGCCCCCTGAGCCGCTGGCCCGTCTGCCTCAGCTCAAGCAGCGCATGAAACGGTTGCTGACGCAGCTGGGGAAGGTGCAGCAGATCGCCCTGTACAGCTCCACATGA